ggagccatgaaggttggataaacccctgaaacaaccatcctgagataatctttaaaccttaaaccaaaaatatcccctgaagtcttcttaaaatgaaatactagttaaacttaactagtaaaaaacgtctgccttgagcattatgctcttttaagaactatctatatgggataaaactgacaatagcagcttgaaagattagataggaaccttagggggcagtgaatttatggtaatgggggaggagcaactcagaaaaggagaatgaaaatggTTGCCCAACTcgcagaatgtaatcaatgtcactaaatggtacatgcagaaactgctgAGTtggtgtgttctgctgtgtatattctcaacaacaaataaaattaaaaaacaatctaACAATGCAATGAAAGATTTCTAAATGCACTACAATTACACTTAATGGGGCTGATGCAAGAgcaacttaatattttttaaactttcaagTAATTTTTACCTTTGGAACTTACATgacaaatgactttttttttaaaccgctTTATGgggatataattcacataacacacaattcacctatttaaagtatacaattcactggttttcagtatattcacagagttgtgaatCCATTaagtttagaacatttttattaccccaaAAAGTAACTGTATCCCTTAGCCATCACTCCCCCAATACTCccatccttctccctccccctacCCAACCTAGATACCCACTAATCtaatttctgtctctgtagatttgccagttctggacatttcacatatgggatcatacaatatgtagcccTTTGTGACTAGCTTTTTTCCCTTAGCATTAAGACAAATGACTTTTTAGTCACACAACCACAAAGAGATTGTTAAGAAAAGATGCCAAGTGATCACTTACCATATAATAGCCAGTATGATAGCCACTCATGTACCAAGAGATTAACATACTTCCCAGGGCATCTGCATCGTCAAGAGAATCTGGACATATGGGAGGTGGTGGGGGAATTATCTGGAAACGGAAAAAGATGGACTTTTAAAACCAGTACACAAAACGTGAAGTCTGATGATCCAATTCACATAAAGAACACTGGACATTAATTGTAGCTTTCCCTACATTCCATATCAgctatttgaaattaaaaaaaaaattctgacattTGGAGAAAGCCAAACCGATAGTTTAACCAGCAAAATTAAATTGAACAAGGatcaaattataataaaaaaatttgttgctgttgagtcgattctgactcatagtggccctatgggacagagtagaactgccccatagagttcctgaGGAGTGCacggtggattcgaacggccgacctttcggttagcagctgtaacacttcactactatgccaccagggtttcccaaatagggtacataaaatgtttaaacattttgattagaactttttttgttgttccatTATGAAACTGGATAAAAGACCAAGAATATTTCcatatttttcctcaaaaaaaaaaatttcaaggacAGTTTTAAATAGATCTTGGGGAGAATATCCACCTATCCCAACACCAAGACACACAGCCTGTCAAAAAGTGTCTTTGTATCtagcctattttttttaattttatttatttatttattgtgctttaagtgaaagtttacaaatccagtctctcatacaaaaacttatacacactttgctacggactcctagctgctctccccctaatgagacagcacattcctcttctcctccctgtactcctcgtgtccattcaactactcctgtccctctctgcccttctcatctcgcctccagacaggagctgcccatatagtctcatgtgtctacctgatccaagcagttcactcctcagcagtatcattatctatcttatagtccagtccaatccctgtctgaagagttggctttgagaatggttccagtcttgggttaacaaaggatctgaggaccatgacctccaaggttcctctagtctcagtcaaaccattaagcctggtctttttatgagaatttgagatctgcatcccactgttctcctgctctgtcagggattctctgttgtgttctgtgtcagggcagtgatcagtggtagctgggcaccatctagttcttctagcctCATCTGGGCAATTTTTGATACTTAAAATTTTATCATTAGAAATCCAGTCCACAGAATGAGAGACTAACATCTAAGTATACCTACCAGGAAGGACAAGTCTTTACTACCCTGCAAGGTGTAATTAAATCCTTTCTAACAGGGGCTTCCTCCCTATAGAATGAGAAACAACTTCTGCCAAGAAGGAAACAGGCAACCCAGGGCTCAAGAGGTGGGGGTATAAAAGGACTGGGTCTGGGTATcagagaacattaaaaaaaaagaaacaagagatTTAGTGCAAATTTTTGCTCATTAGAATCTTGCCCTACGTTTGGTTTAGGATGACATTTTCCAATCACCTACACTTTGCAAAATTTCCAGCAATCACCTATATTCTGATAAATCCCAAACTGTGTAGGAAAGTAGAGTTTAACCCGCATTCTTCTACACTTACTGGTGGTCCAGAAGGAAATGGAGGTAGCCAGCATGATAGGAAGGagggtggcggtggtggtggtgggccaCTGAATTTTAGGCCTGGCTGtaaagagatatttaaaaaaaaaataaataaataaataaatactaattTCAATATGAAACAGAAAATGATTCAATaccaaaagaatcaaaatgattGCCCAGAATAATATCTATATTATATAGATCAAAAAGTTTAGTCATGTACCAAATACTGAAATCAAACAGACTTGTAAGTCAAATGGCAACCTCTAgatttttctcatttcctttctaTACAGATATTTGGGAAGTAAAAATAAAGTAAGATTTTTAACTACCTAAGGAACCAGAGACAATGGTATTTAGCAAAATATTTCAATCGTAAGAGACTATATCCTCCCACAATTAACTGAATTGCACACTCTTTTTATAGATGCTCTTTTGGCTATACATATATTGTGAAAACGAGCAAATCCCTCATTAAACATGAATGATCGGTCCTGAGACCAATGCAGCatgatatgtatatacatatacacagacacacacacatatatacacacacacacacatatatattttatgaggctgatcattttacatttaggaaactgaaaaacaatgCAAGCTTCAATAAAAATCTTTTTTGTTCCGTAATTTCTATTATTTATAACAAAAGAAGCCTAAATAGAATCTATATTTACTTTTTAAGTCCGCAAAACAATCCAGGAGCTCTTCAAGATTTTATCCATATTAGGTGTAAATATTGATGCTGCCAATAGGACATCCAAATTGTGTTCTCTcccaatttttatatattttacacaGGTGATATTGTGAGCTACAGTCTATCATCCAGCTGACGATAAagtattattatattttctaacttACGTAACTTTGCTAAATTATTAGTCTAATTCTCCACAAAAGTAGCTGGGAAAGTCTTTCAGTATAAACTATTCTGCATCATTATCTTATTTCCTTTTCAAGGAATTCCCAAGTGTGAATTTGTAGCAGTTACAGACAGCTGCAAAAACTTCAGGGGAAAAGCTACCGTTAACTTAATGCCGAGGCTGAATGTCCAAACACTATGAACTACCACCTGGGAAACCTTCTGTGGGTAGCAGGTTTACCTTTCCGGGTCCCACTCCCAACCCTGGCACTGGCGGCGGTGGAGGCAGGAAAGAATTCCATGCAGCAGCTTTAGACTTGATGTTATTTGGTTTATTTCCAGGAGACCTGGAGGAGTTCTCACTTTCATCTGTTGAAATTTgactttcattttcattctttaaaaagaaaaaaaaaaaaatgtgtttttgtcATACAGGTATCATTAGGAAAAATTTAATGTTTTAGTGAATCAAACTGACGATTTATACTATTTAGTTTCTCATCCATTTTTGGCTTCCaagaattctattttttttttgtattctcacCTCTTGAGCATTCTCCTGAGTATTCTGATCTACATTATTAACTCCTCCAAAGGTTGGGAAAAGTAGATCAGACAGATTTTGCTCCTCTCTATTTCCATATCCAGTGTAAACCACAACACAGGTTTCTCTCTTTAAATCAAGTGACGCAATGGTAGCTGGATAAACGCAGCCATCTTCTGACCAAATGGCAGAACATTTATCACCAACTTTCCACTACAAAAGAAACCAAAGATACACAAACATACACTTCTTTTAAAGACTGTAAAATATAATCTCGTTTGGGCGAGGGGGATCGGGGGGCAGGGGGAGACACTCTCCAGTTATCTGATCTGGAAAACGGGATACTTTAGTGAAAAAAGACTTTGGGGCCAGAAATACATAAACTTAAATTGTAACTCTGCCATTTATATAGTTTTGAAAAAGTTTCTTAATCTCTTCAGTCTTATTTGCCCCTCATGTGTTAAATGGCAATAATATCTTCCGCCTCACATATTCGTTGTGAGGGCTAGAAAGGAGGGAAAGTGTGTAGAGTACCCAGCACTTGGGTCTGGAACGTAAGCACTCATCATACGGTAGCTTGCGTCCCCCTTGGTAGTGATGAAACTAAAGCTGACCAGTGAGACACCCCAACAGTTAGCTCCCAGGTCTATTGTTTTAACGAGCAGAAATGACTTCCCAGAGTTTTCGGTTCTCTGGTGCTAAAAGTTTTAGggtgcctgaaaaaaaaaaaaagatacccatCTCTCAGGTTAAGAAGTAAAACAGTGCCAATTGAGTTTAAGGCTCTCGGGTACCTTTCCAAAATAACATCACCTCTCTCGTCTAATCCACAAAGTAAATGCTGCCCTGAATTTATCATTCCCAC
Above is a window of Loxodonta africana isolate mLoxAfr1 chromosome 2, mLoxAfr1.hap2, whole genome shotgun sequence DNA encoding:
- the LOC100657812 gene encoding survival of motor neuron protein, producing the protein MAMGGSGGVPEQEDAVLFRRGTGQSDDSDIWDDTALIKAYDKAVASFKHALKNGDICEPSDKPKGTPKRKPTKKNKSQKKNTTTPLKQWKVGDKCSAIWSEDGCVYPATIASLDLKRETCVVVYTGYGNREEQNLSDLLFPTFGGVNNVDQNTQENAQENENESQISTDESENSSRSPGNKPNNIKSKAAAWNSFLPPPPPVPGLGVGPGKPGLKFSGPPPPPPPSFLSCWLPPFPSGPPIIPPPPPICPDSLDDADALGSMLISWYMSGYHTGYYMGYRQSQKEGKCSHFN